In Seriola aureovittata isolate HTS-2021-v1 ecotype China chromosome 17, ASM2101889v1, whole genome shotgun sequence, a genomic segment contains:
- the LOC130185172 gene encoding eukaryotic translation initiation factor 1b, whose translation MSAIQNLQTFDPFADATKGDDRLPAGTEDYIHIRIQQRNGRKTLTTVQGISADYDKKKLVKAFKKKFACNGTVIEHPEYGEVIQLQGDQRKNICQFLIEIDLAKEEQLKVHGF comes from the exons ACCCCTTTGCTGATGCAACTAAGGGTGATGACCGCCTCCCAGCCGGGACAGAGGACTACATCCACATAAGAATCCAACAGCGGAACGGCAGGAAGACCCTCACCACTGTCCAGGGCATCTCCGCCGACTATGACAAGAAGAAGCTAGTCAAGGCCTTCAAGAAG AAGTTTGCCTGCAATGGGACAGTGATTGAGCACCCAGAGTATGGTGAAGTGATCCAGCTACAGGGAGACCAGCGCAAGAATATCTGCCAGTTCCTCATTGAG ATTGACTTGGCCaaggaggagcagctgaaagTCCACGGCTTCTAG
- the si:ch211-198p11.6 gene encoding uncharacterized protein si:ch211-198p11.6 — MSSEEETMQVLQVWELAIPLPAVLMITVSFYMIVIGIGLWIRLCLKDHCSSECGDCCPNISLCEQCFTMAEMCNCKLPTMRSCLNDTCPSPTCVRWDCACTCQPPECESCNCLCFEIRIK; from the exons atgtcttctGAAGAAGAGACAATGCAA GTGCTGCAAGTCTGGGAGCTTGCCATCCCTCTCCCAGCAGTACTGATGATCACTGTGAGTTTCTACATGATCGTCATTGGGATTGGGCTGTGGATCCGACTCTGCCTCAAG GACCATTGTTCTTCAGAGTGTGGCGACTGTTGTCCAAACATTTCTCTATGTGAGCAGTGTTTTACAATGGCTGAAATGTGTAACTGTAAACTGCCAACCATGCGTTCATGTCTGAACGACACGTGCCCCTCTCCTACT TGTGTCAGATGGGACTGTGCCTGTACCTGTCAGCCTCCTGAGTGCGAGTCCTGTAACTGTCTCTGCTTCGAGATCAGGATCAAGTAG
- the zgc:100868 gene encoding transmembrane protease serine 9, with the protein MALYKVIFVATVLTLLTPESHSQLDVCGRPALNTRIVGGQAAPEGSWPWQVSLQTSRHFCGGSLINNEWVLTAAHCVSSSVRRHTVFLGRQSQEGPNPNEVSRTVTQTIIHPNYNSATSNNDIALLRLSSPVTFSNFILPVCLAAADSAFFAGTDTWVTGWGNIGTAEPLPSPQNLMEVEVPVVGNRQCNCNYGVGRITENMICAGLLNGGKDSCQGDSGGPMVSKQNNRWVQAGVVSFGIGCALPNFPGVYARVSQYQTWINSIITSNQPGFIIFRSTGTDSDQNVTCPGLPPPTTRPPPTTTPRPVVCGRAPLNSRILGGSSVGTAGEWPWMASIQMNGSHVCGGTLVAEDSVLSNANCFSSSPTPSEWTVTLGRLRQNGSNPFEVTLNVTNITLSNLTGSNVAVLHLETRPTLTDYIQPICLDDGLTFSVGSTCWAAGWNSERGGDEQVLQEFRTSVLDCGNASTNGSICTGVFTLEQGDSGGPLMCKQGNSWFQMAVLSAESNSTRQTRADQVMVFTKLSQFENFLSQTVGRFLSPTTNSINSTNSTNSTNTTTTPTMTTSGGVLTGSPASFFFFHFLFLLVCLLLFS; encoded by the exons ATGGCTCTCTACAAGGTGATCTTTGTGGCAACTGTGCTGACTCTGCTGACACCAG aGTCTCACTCACAACTCGATG tgtgtgGCCGGCCTGCACTCAACACCAGGATTGTTGGAGGACAGGCGGCCCCTGAGGGCAGCTGGCCCTGGCAGGTCAGTCTGCAAACTTCTAGACACTTCTGTGGAGGATCCCTCATCAACAACGAATGGGTGCTGACAGCTGCTCACTGCGTCTCAAG CTCCGTCAGAAGACACACTGTGTTTCTGGGACGCCAGAGTCAGGAGGGACCCAACCCCAACGAGGTGTCTCGCACAGTAACGCAGACCATCATTCATCCGAACTACAATTCAGCGACATCCAACAACGACATCGCCCTACTAAGGCTCTCCTCACCAGTGACTTTCAGCAACTTCattctgcctgtctgcctggcAGCCGCAGACAGCGCCTTCTTTGCCGGCACTGACACCTGGGTCACCGGCTGGGGCAACATTGGAACTGCTG AGCCCCTTCCTTCACCACAAAACCTGATGGAAGTGGAGGTGCCAGTTGTGGGGAACAGACAGTGTAACTGTAACTATGGAGTGGGCAGAATCACAGAGAACATGATATGTGCCGGGTTACTTAATGGAGGGAAGGACTCCTGTCAG GGGGACTCTGGCGGTCCAATGGTGAGTAAGCAGAACAACCGCTGGGTCCAGGCGGGAGTCGTGAGTTTTGGAATTGGTTGTGCCCTGCCTAATTTCCCAGGAGTCTACGCCAGAGTATCCCAGTATCAGACCTGGATCAACAGCATTATCACATCCAACCAGCCGGGCTTCATCATCTTCAGGTCCACTGGGACTGATAGTGACCAGAATGTCACCTGTCCAGGCCTGCCGCCACCTACAACCAGACCCCCTCCAACAACCACACCCAGAC CTGTGGTCTGTGGCCGAGCTCCATTGAATTCACGTATTTTGGGAGGAAGCTCGGTGGGGACAGCTGGCGAGTGGCCGTGGATGGCGAGCATACAGATGAATGGAAGTCATGTGTGTGGTGGGACGCTGGTGGCCGAGGACTCTGTGCTGAGCAATGCCAACTGTTTCTCCAG TTCACCCACACCGTCTGAATGGACCGTCACCCTGGGTCGTTTGAGGCAGAACGGATCCAATCCCTTTGAGGTGACACTGAATGTGACAAATATCACTCTGAGCAACCTGACTGGGTCTAATGTAGCAGTGCTGCACCTGGAAACCCGACCCACCCTGACCGACTACATCCAGCCCATCTGCCTGGACGACGGACTCACCTTCAGCGTGGGGTCGACGTGCTGGGCTGCCGGCTGGAACTCTGAGCGAGGAGGGG ACGAACAAGTTCTGCAGGAGTTCCGGACCTCGGTTTTAGACTGTGGGAACGCATCAACGAATGGCAGCATTTGTACAGGAGTTTTTACACTGGAGCAG GGTGATTCCGGCGGCCCACTCATGTGTAAGCAGGGCAACTCCTGGTTCCAAATGGCGGTGTTATCAGCTGAAAGCAACTCCACCAGACAAACACGAGCGGATCAAGTGATGGTCTTCACCAAACTGAGCCAGTTCGAGAACTTCTTGTCTCAGACAGTGGGGAGGTTCTTATCTCCAACCAccaacagcatcaacagcacTAACAGCACTAACAGCactaacaccaccaccacacctaCCATGACCACCAGTGGGGGCGTTCTCACTGGCTCCCCCGCctcgttcttcttcttccatttccttttcctcttagtctgtctcctcctcttctcataG
- the fus gene encoding RNA-binding protein FUS, which produces MASNDYSQTSAQGYGSYGGGGGGGGGGGGANQGYGQSSGQSYSQQGYGGYNQGSDSSPGSYNQGGYGSYGQPQSGGYGSPPSNQSGGGGYNHSSQSYGSSGYSSSNQPSNMSYNQQSSFSGYSQQQPPSSSAGYEGNSQAPGYNQPPSGGQSGGGYGSSGGQTGGYGGSGSHQQPSQHGGGHYNQSPSYNSPPPQSYSQQSQYGQGGGYGDESPPMSGGGGGGYSGPDGGYGGQDGRGGRGRGGGFGGRGGGGGYDRGFDRGGRGGPRGRGGMGMGERGGFNKFGGPRDPGHGHGGPGFMQDQDNSDNNTIFVQGLGDDYTVESVADFFKQIGIIKVNKKTGLPMINLYTDRETGKLKGEATVSFDDPPSAKAAIDWFDGKDFNGNPIKVSFATRRADFGGRGGMRGGRGRGPMGHGGFGGGRGGGFPGGNGGGGGGGGGGQQRAGDWKCSNPNCGNLNFSWRNECNQCKAPKPEDASGMPPMERGGYGGERRGGFDRGGFRGRGGDRGGFRGGRGGDRGGYGPGKMDTRGDRRQERRGRPY; this is translated from the exons ATGGCGTCCAACG ATTATTCCCAAACGTCTGCCCAGGG CTATGGGTCCTATGGTGGAGGTGgcggtggaggtggtggaggtggtggagctAACCAGGGCTATGGTCAGTCCTCTGGCCAGAGTTACAGCCAGCAGGGCTATGGGGGCTACAACCAGGGCTCTGACAGCAGCCCTGGCTCCTACAACCAGGGAGGTTATGGCAGCTACGGTCAACCCCAGTCAG GTGGTTACGGTTCTCCACCCTCTAACCAGAGTGGTGGGGGCGGTTATAATCATTCCAGTCAGTCCTATGGTTCTTCGggatacagcagcagcaaccagCCCTCCAACATGAGCTACAACCAGCAGTCATCCTTCTCTGgttacagccagcagcagcctccTTCATCCTCTGCAGG CTATGAAGGCAACTCACAGGCCCCTGGATATAACCAGCCACCCAGTGGTGGACAGAGCGGAGGTGGTTATGGGAGCAGTGGAGGTCAGACTGGTGGATATGGTGGCAGCGGAAGCCACCAACAACCATCCCAACATGGAGGAGGTCACTACAACCAGTCTCCGAGCTACAACTCCCCTCCCCCacagagctacagtcagcagaGCCAGTATGGTCAAGGTGGTG GATATGGAGATGAGAGCCCACCgatgagtggaggaggaggtggaggatacAGTGGTCCCGATGGAGGTTACGGAGGTCAGGATGGCCGCGGTGGCAGGGGCCGTGGGGGTGGATTTGGAGGTCGTGGTGGTGGCGGCGGATATGATCGCGGTTTTGACCGAGGTGGGCGAGGCGGaccaagaggaagaggaggcatgGG aaTGGGCGAACGTGGAGGATTCAATAAGTTTGGTG GACCAAGAGACCCAGGACATGGACATGGAGGACCCGGCTTCA TGCAAGACCAGGATAACTCTGATAATAACACCATCTTTGTACAAGGCCTGGGAGACGACTACACCGTTGAATCAGTGGCTGACTTTTTTAAGCAGATTGGGATCATTAAG GTCAACAAGAAAACAGGCCTGCCCATGATCAATCTTTACacggacagagagacaggaaagctgAAAGGGGAGGCCACAGTTTCCTTTGATGACCCCCCTTCAGCTAAGGCTGCCATCGACTGGTTTGATG GTAAGGACTTCAATGGAAATCCCATCAAGGTGTCCTTTGCCACCCGCAGAGCTGACTTTGGAGGCCGAGGTGGAATGAGGGGAGGTCGCGGACGAG GGCCGATGGGCCATGGAGGATTTGGAGGGGGTCGAGGTGGAGGTTTCCCAGGAGGcaatggtggtggtggaggaggtggaggaggggggcagcagagagctggagaCTGGAAGTGTTCAAACCC caacTGTGGCAACCTGAACTTCTCGTGGCGTAATGAGTGTAACCAGTGCAAGGCTCCTAAACCAGAGGATGCTAGTGGGATGCCCCCCATGGAAAGAG GAGGTTATGGAGGAGAACGCAGAGGGGGGTTTGATCGAGGCGGCTTTAGGGGACGAGGCGGTGACCGCGGGGGCttcagaggaggcagaggaggcgACCGGGGAGGATATGGCCCTGGCAAGATGGACACAAG GGGTGATCGCAGACAGGAGCGACGAGGCCGACCTTACTAA
- the arl6ip1 gene encoding ADP-ribosylation factor-like protein 6-interacting protein 1: protein MTEIDNKSANMLAQETAQLEEQLQGWGEVILAGDRVLRWEKPWFPGALMGATTVLFLLIYYLDPSVLTGLSCSVMLLCLADYLVPTLAPRVFGSNKWTTEQQQRFHEICGNLVKTQRRVVGWWKRLCALKEEKPKMYFASVISSLLAVAWIGQQVHNLFLTYLIVSFLLLLPGLNQHGIISKYAGMAKREINKLLKQKEKKNE, encoded by the exons ATGACTGAAATCGACAACAAAAGCGCAAATATGCTG GCTCAGGAAACGGcccagctggaggagcagctgcagggcTGGGGTGAAGTGATCCTAGCTGGGGATCGCGTCCTGCGCTGGGAGAAGCCATGGTTCCCTGGGGCCCTGATGGGCGCTACTACCGTGCTCTTCCT GCTGATTTACTACCTGGACCCATCAGTGCTGACTGGGCTCTCCTGTTCTGTCATGTTGCTCTGCCTGGCTGACTACCTGGTGCCCACCCTTGCACCCAGAGTCTTTGGATCCAATAAGTG GaccactgagcagcagcagcgtttcCATGAGATTTGCGGTAACCTGGTGAAGACCCAGCGTCGGGTCGTGGGTTGGTGGAAGCGTCTCTGTGCCCTCAAGGAGGAGAAGCCCAAAATG TACTTTGCCTCAGTGATCAGCAGCCTGCTGGCAGTGGCCTGGATTGGACAGCAGGTGCACAACCTGTTCCTCACCTACCTGATTG TGAgcttcctgctcctgctgcccGGCCTGAACCAGCACGGCATCATCTCAAAGTATGCCGGCATGGCCAAGAGGGAGATCAACAAACTGCTCaaacagaaggagaagaagaatgagtAG